Sequence from the Methanobrevibacter thaueri genome:
TTGACTTCTTTCGGCAAGTCTTCGCCAAATACATCCTTAACCTTTGCAATTAAATCATCAGTGTAAATTAATGTAGCATCCCTAATGTCTTCAACACCATCAAGACCTAATGATTCACGGTTAGCCTTATCCATTTCCTCAAAGGTGAACACAGATTCATCAATCCAAGCGGAAATTTTTCCATCCTTATAACCAATTTTAACAGGATATCCTCCAATGTGACCGAATACTCCTGGAGAGAACACTTTTTCTTCTTCACCAGTACGGATTGCATCAATAACAGCTGAAATAATACGATAATTACTTGATGCATTCATCATGTTCCTTTTTTGGTCCACAGGCATGCTGATGGAACATTGTGAGAATATTTCATCATGTGAGAGGTCTTGCTCCTCACCTTTGTAGTAGATTTTAAGAGGCAAGTCAACACCTTCGGTTTGTCCTTCCTTACTGATTACAACATCATGGAAGTGAGCAGCAGCAAAATTAAAGTCAACATTCCAGAAATCGTCGACACCTAACATGTCTGCCACTGCAAACTTCATTCTTGGAATCAAATGATTTAGGTTTCCACTACCGAAGTCAGGATATGCTTTTCCTGCACTTTTAAGCCATGGAATAACCGCATCAGAATAGGAAGTATTAATGACAACCGCATTTGTATCTGCATTATCACATGCTTCCATAATGTTTTTAGTAAACTTGATAGATAATGGAGTCCAAATACCATAAGCACGTACGTTATGCCAGGAAATGCTTCCGTATTTAATTCCTGCATATGCTCTGCTTGAGTTTACAATGAAATCAGGACTGTATTTGGAGATTGCCTTTTCAATTGAGTCAATGTCATTTAAGTCAACTCCTGATTCAACGATGATTTCGGATTTGTTGACTTCACGAATAAGACCTGCAACACGTACGATATTAACATCAGATTGCATTTTCTCTTGGTTTCTTCCAACAACGACGATTTTTATCGCAGAGTCATTTTTACTTACTAAAAAGTCCAATAAATAGGTTCCAACACTTCCTAAACCTATAATCATAATAGTTATATCATCCTCTTTTACATGTTTTTCAACAACTTGTAATCTTTCATCTAAAGTTTTCATTTTATTGCCTCCAGTATTCTTTAATTATTTGATAATCATTACGTGTATTGCAGTTTACCCAACGATCCAATCCTATTATTTCGATATCGTCGGTGTTTTCAACCAAATCAAAGTATTTTTGAATTATTCCAAGATTTGTGTCTTCTATAAGGTTTTCCTTGAAATTGTCATTAGCTGCCTTAAGCAGTTCCATATCTTGGAACTTCCAGGTCTGACCAGAATTAAAAATAGCTTTAAATGGTTCATTCATTGATAATAATCCATGGTCACTATTGAAAAGGTAACAGTATCTGTCATTTTCATTTTGATACAATACTACAGCCTTGTTTGAATAGATCGGCTCATGATTGAATGTCAAAACATTTTTAGGAGAATTTACAACTTGTGAAAAGGATTCCTCATCAATGTCCAAGTCGCCTTCCACAAATAGTATTTCGTCAATATTGTCGAATCTGGCCAATGCACAGTCTATTCCCAAGTATAGACTGTATCCTGAGCTCAAGTCACTGTAATGTTCATTGTAAACCAATGTTACCTTATCCTTTAAATCTTGAGGAAGAACCTCTTCGATATAGGATTCTAAATCGGAATACTTATATCCTCCTACAATAACTATCTCATCCGCATAGCTAGATTTTTTAAGCATCTGATAAATTAAAGTGTCTTTTGAATCCTCTTCAAAATATAAGCATTTCAATATCTTTTCATCTTCAGGAATGTCCTTGTTGAACCTGCTTGACACCCCTGCAACTGTAATAATAACAATTTTCAAAATGTTCACCTAATTTTTAGTATAGTTTTCAACGCATTCAGCCAATCCTTTGTCAAGGTCAACTATAGGGACCCAATTGGTTCTTGACCTTATCTTTTCAGTTGATAACAATCTTCTTTCAGGATCTGATTCACGATAGCCTTCAAACTTGATGACCGGCTCATTGATGCCCATCTTTTCACCAATCAATTTTACCAAATCAATGATGGAAATTTCCTCGTCAGTTGCAACATTGTAAATCGTACCGTCCAATGCTGAATCGCTTTTGATCAATTCAATTACCGCACTGCAACTGTCATAGTTATTCAAGAATGTTCTGCAATTCTTTTTAGAATTTTCAAGCAGGACAACCTCACCTGTGTTTTTCAGATTGTCAATGATGTGTGGAATAATATGCTTAGGGTATTTTTCATCCTTACTGTAAACATTAGCAAAGCGTATGGAACAGCCTTTAATCTTACCATTGTCAACCGCATCTTTCATGAAAAATTCTGTAAGTAATTTTCCGGTTGCATAACTGGTTCTTTGACTGTGTTCCGCATCGGCCATTGTGATATAATCAGATTCCTTAACCCCTCCGTCTTCATTCCATGAGTTCATTGAGTAAATCTCAGAGGTGGAACAGTTGATGTATTTTTCAGCTCCAACATCAATAGCTTGATCCAAAAAGTCATTCATACCAACAACATTGGTTTGATAGGTTTCATAAACCTTGTAGAAATGCTCTGTGTGAACGACAGCTGCACAGTTGATGTATACAACCTCATCAAAGTTGTCTTTAATGTCAAATACCATGCCTTTAATGTCATCCATCTGCTTTTCATCGTTTAAATCATATTCATAAAATTCAAATCTTTCATCATCCAAACAATCGGCGACTGTGTCAATTGAAGATGCATAAAAGTTATCGAAACCTATGATTTTTACTTCATCTTCATCCTGGTTTAGAAGTTGGCGAACCAACTCGTTACCAGTCATTCCGGTAACCCCACTAATTACATATAAAACTTTCATAAATTCACCCTAAATTCCATTCTTTAATCTTGTTTGATAAAATTCATCAATGCTACCATCATATAAATCCATTGCCTCATCAACAGGATATTCCACAGCCCTTAATTCAACACCCCTCGTTTCAGTGTCCAAAATTGCATATTGTGCATTTGGATTGTGGTTTCTAGGCTGTCCCACTGATCCAGGATTAATAAATAAGACTGATTTCTTGTTCCTCATGTCGGGATTGTCCACTTCATAGAACTTCTGAAAGACATGCGGATAATGTGAATGTCCTGAAAATACAATGTCAAAATCTGAATATTCTCCATTGAGATTATCCGGAAATATTGCCTTCCAGTAACTGTCAACCAATGACCCATGTATCGCCAATGCCTTGTAATCGCCTATCCTGAATTCAAGTCTGCCATCATGGATCAGTTCATCATTTAAATAATCCTTAACAGCATCATTTAACTGTGATGCTGTGAACTGTGCTGATTCAACACCCCGTTGGCTTGAAAAATGATCAAAGTCCTCAGTCAAAATAGCGTTTTCATGATTTCCCCAAATATTGCATATTACCCTTGAGGAAAATTCCTTTCGAATTAAATCAACACATTCATTTGATTGCATTCCGTAGTCTATCAAATCACCTAAAAGAACAATTGAATCAATATCATGACTGTTCAAATCATTTATTACCTCTTTTAGGGCATGCAAATTCCCATGAATATCTGACAATATAGCTATCTTACTCATAATTCATCAATCAATGTAATGATATCTTTAATTGATAATAATTCCTCATCTATCTCGTGAGCCCTGTGATGCTTTAATATACTTTTTGCGGCATTTTGCATTGCAGGAAATGCTGCTCTTAACAGCTGGTTAGCGTAAATTACAATATTTACTCCATGCTTGATTAATTCCTCTTCAGTGATTGTATTGTATGAAGAAGGCACTACTACAATTGGAGTTTCCTTATCCTTTTCCCTGAACTTGTCACAGAATTCCAGGATTTCATCAGGTTCTTTTCTTCTACTGTGAATCATGATTCCATCTGCACCTGCATCCCTGAATGCGAATGCCCTTTTAAGTGCATCTTCCATACCCTGTTCAAGAATCAGGCTTTCAATTCTTGCAATAATCATGAAATCATCAGACAGTTGTGCGTTTTTACCCGCAGCAATCTTTTCACAGAAGTGACCAATCTCATCCTGGGTTTGCTTTACTTCAGTACCAAACAATGAGTTCTTCTTCAAACCAATCTTATCCTCAATGATGACAGCTGAAACACCCATTCTCTCAAGGGATCTTACAGTGTAGACAAAATGCTCTGCGATTCCTCCGGTGTCCCCGTCAAATATAATCGGCTTGGTTGTAACTTCCATGATATCGTTGATTGTCCTAAACCTTGAGGTCATGTCTACAAGCTCGATGTCAGGCTTTCCCTTTTCTGTACTGTCACATAAACTTGAAACCCACATTGCATCGAACTGGTCAATGTGTTCCTCATCAGCGATTACAGTCTTTTCTGCAATTAAACCTGTTAAACCGCTGTGAACCTCAATTGTCTTGACGACAGGAACCATATCCAACAGTTTTTTAAGTCTTCCTCTTCTAAGCTCAGGCATTGACAGTTGTTCTCTCATTTGCCTGTCGACCTTTTGTATATTTTCATTGAATGTGTATGGAACCTCAATCAGTTCTCCACCGTATTTATCTAAAACATCAACAATGTTTTGCCTAATTACTTTCATTGAGTCCTCTGACCAGTTATCCCCATGGATAATGTAATCTGGGCGAAGTTCCTCAACTACCTTATCATACATAATTTGATCTTGAATAATCACCTTACTGACATCAGGAATCTCTTCAACCAGCTTAACACGCTCGGAAGTGGATTTCAATGGAAATCTGTTATATTTAACCATTTGAGCATCACAAAGAACACCAACTACAACATCACCGTACTTTTTAGCTTCATTGATTAAGTTTAAGTGTCCTTCATGGATAATGTCAGTACAAAAACAAGTATAAACAATAGAATTATCAGAACCCATAATAATTACCTTTTTATTATATAATATTATTATTTATTAAAAAAGAAATATTTAAAAATTTCTAACAAATAAAGAATGGTAATTATTAATTAAATAAATTAAAAAATAATACAAAACGATTAATTAATAGTCTCCAAAGTCAAGAACTTCAGGAGCAGAGTTATATCTGTCTTCTTCAGGAGGAATTTGCATATAATCTCCAAAAAGTTGGACTAAAATTTTATCAGATTTTGGAATAGCAACCTCTATATTTTCAAATTTAGTCTTAACAGCTGGCTTAAAACCATCCCTATCAAAAGCAAAAAATCCACTAATTTCTCCTGCATCAGCAACTCTTTTAGTTTCTTGATTATTATACTTTGTTATAGCCTTATACGTATATTCTTTCCACTTTTGATTTGAAATCGGGAAAATTTTAAGAATTTTATGAATTAAATGATGTATCTTTGAATGCTTCATGTCAATAATAGCATTGGTTTGCAAATGATTCAATATCCTGGTTTTATAATAGTATATTTTACATTTAAAATCACTATCAGGAACATTGTCCAACGCAAAAAAGTCTATATGGATTCCAACATTATAACTGACATAATCCCTATACCAGAATGCATATTTAGTTCCTTTTAAAGATACCATTGAAAATAAATAAAAACAATCATCAATTAATCTTGGAGATAACACTTCATATTTTTCAGGATCCAATTCCTTATTAAAAACATCAATAGCTTTTTCATAATCATCTCTGAATAGAACAATATCCACATCATCATCCCAAGGAATGAAACCTTCATGTCTTACAGCACCTATATGAGTACCACCATAAGCAAAATAAGGAATATTATTCCTCTCTAAAACGGTTATCATATCCTTTAAAATCATGATTTCAAGTTCATGAAGATGCTCTAAATCTTCAGGAGTGTATTCTCTAAAATTTAATGCCATACTAATCACTTTAATTTTAAAACATATATAATTAATCTTTAAAAATAGATTCTGCTATAGTTATATCAAAAGGACGAGTTATTTTAAAATTACCTTGTTCACCAGGGAATAATTTTACATCCGCACCCCTTAAATGGAAAAGCATCATAGCTTCATCTAATTTACTTATTTCTTCTTCAGATAAATCTTCATAAATTTCTATGAATTTATCAATATTAAATGATTGCGGAGTCTGTGAATGACATAAATTTTTTCTTAATGGAATATTTGTGAGTTTTCCTTCTTCTTTTGATTCAAATATCACATCAGTCGCCGGTATTACCGGACTTGCCGCACCCACTTCAGCAGCATATTTAATACTATTTTCAATTAATATTTCTGAAACAAATATCCGTGATGCATCATGAGTTACTAAAATTGAATCCTTTTCACAGTTTTGATCTTTCATATACTTTATTGAATTTAAAATAGTATCATTACGTGTAACTCCACCTTCAATAACAACAATTCGATCATTATTAGGAAAATAATCTTCCATCAGTTCTATTGTTTGATTAATACATTTTTTTGGAGAAGATACAATGATTTTATCTAATTCTGAAACATTTAAAAAGGTTTCAACAGAATGAACTAAAATTGGTTTATTATTTATTTTAACAAACTGCTTTGGTTTTCCTTGTTTTAATCTACTTCCTATTCCTCCAGCCAACATAGCTGCACAAATCATCAAAACATCTCCTTACAACTTTTCCCAAAACTCCTCAAAAGCCCGTTTAGGATTAATACCATTAATAATTACATCATAAGTGAAATCTACTGTTGCACAATCAATATTATTATTTTTACACAATTCTTTAAGTGTAATTATAGTATTTTTCCCTTCAAAAAGAACACCTGATGCTTTTTCATCAATAACAATCTTTTGACCATACAAAACACCCAATGTATGATTTCTACTAACATTCAAAGTAGACGCAGTAATAATATCGCCAAAACCACAATAATCATCAACAGTGTCCCTCTTGCCGCCAAATTTTTCAATTAAATCTTTAGTTTCAGCGAATGTTTTTGTAAATACTGAAAAACGTGCATTATCATTAATTTTCATTCCTTCACAAATTCCTTGAGAGATGGCAATTACATTTTTAATAACACCACAGTACTCTACCCCAATAACATCATTACTTGCTGAAACTTTAAATTTAGGAGTTGATAAAACCTGTTCAACTTTATCAAGATATTCTTTATTCTCACAAGCAATAGATGCTGAAGAAAATGTTCTCTCAACCATTTCAGCTGCAATATTCGGCCCTGATAATACAACTGCGGATTTTCCTGTTTCTTCTTGAATAACTTCACTCATTCTTTTTTTAGAATTTTTTTCAATCCCTTTTGCAGTATTGACTAAAATACAATCAGAAGAAATGATATCCTTTAACTTACGGGTAACTTCTCGTATTACAGATGAAGGTAGAGTTAAAAAAATTATTTCAGCATTTTTTAATTCATTTAAATCATTAGTAGCTATAATATTATCTTCTAATCGAATATTAGGAAAATAATCTTTATTAAAATGAGTTTTATTTATTGAATTTACAACTTCCGCTCTTTTAGCATAAAGTAGAACTTGTTTAGTATTTTCACAAATTGTTTGTGAAATTGCAGTCCCCATTGCACCTGCGCCAACAACACTTATATTTGAAAACATGATTTAATATTTTTAAATAATCATATAAAAAAATTAATACTTTCCAAAATCAAGAACATCAGGAGCTGCATTATACCTGTCCTCTTCAGGAGGTATTTTCATATAATCTCCATAAATTTGAGTTAAAAGCTCATCATATTTATTTGGAATTCTAACTTCAAAGTCTTCAAATTGGGCATTAAGTGCTGGTTCAAAATAATCCCTTTCATAAGGCATAAAACCACATAAATTAAACCAATCAACAACTTTTTCAGTCTCCTTTTTATTATGAAAGGTCATTGTTTTTGTAAGTATTTTCTTCCATGTTCTTGGGTTAATTGGAAGGAAATTCAAAATATGATAAACCATATGATGCATCAATGTCATGAATTTTGTATACATGTCCATTTTAATGATTGAATTGATAACGAATTGATAGGCGAATCTATATAAATAATATTGGATCTTACCCAAAGTATAATTATTAGGGATATTATCAAGTGGAAACAAGTCAATATGAATCCCTATTTCGTGACTGACATATTTAGAATACCAACGACCAAAAGTAGTTCCTTTAAGTGAGATAACAGCCATTGAACTGAAACAATCTTCAATATAATCCATCTGAACAACACTATATTTATCAGATAATTCATTATTTATGACTTCTAAGGCTTTATCGTAATCTTCTCTAAATAAAATAACATCAATATCGTCATCCCAAGGAATATAACCTTTATGTCTGATTGTTCCTAAAAGAGAACCACCATACATGAAATATTTTAAATTATGTTTATCAAAGACTTTTACAACATCTTTAAGAATCATTAGTTCAACATCTTGCAAGTGTTTTATCTCGTCATCAGTATATTTTCTAAATTCGCCTACAGTCATATTTCTTAATCTATTTAAAATTATATATAAACATTAAATAAATCAAAAACAATAATATACTTAGAAATAATAAATAAAATCAAATAAATTATTTATTTTCTTTCGTAAAAAATCAAATAATCATTAATAAAAATTAATAAGATGATTTTATGAGTCAAGTCCGAACAATATTTAAGAATATGAGTTGGTTATTAGTTTCACAAATAATCGCAAGTGTTTGTGGTTTTATTTGGACAATACTTATGGCCCGATACTTAGGAGTTGAGAGATATGGTATTTTTGGTTTTGCTACATCTTTCACCGCAATTCTTGTAATCATTGTTGATTTAGGAATCAGCACTCATATTGTTAGGCATATTGCGACGGATTACGACTCTGCTCCAAAATATCTTGGAAATGCAATCCCTCTTAAGGTCCTTTTTTCAATTGCATGTACCATAATAACATTGATAGCTTTAATAATCATGAACGTCAATGAACTGGTAATTAAGGTTACATTGCTTTTTACACTCGAAATGATTATCAAATCTTATGTTAATCTGTTTAATGGATCTTTCCAAGCATTTGAAGAAGGAAAATACCAAGGAATTGGAAATACAATATTGCATTTAATATTGTTGGTTTTCATTTTAATTGCTATATTTACCGATTTAGGCCTTTATGGAATAGCTGTTTCCTACATATTAGCTAATGCAATTGCATTTATCTATGAATA
This genomic interval carries:
- a CDS encoding saccharopine dehydrogenase NADP-binding domain-containing protein, coding for MKTLDERLQVVEKHVKEDDITIMIIGLGSVGTYLLDFLVSKNDSAIKIVVVGRNQEKMQSDVNIVRVAGLIREVNKSEIIVESGVDLNDIDSIEKAISKYSPDFIVNSSRAYAGIKYGSISWHNVRAYGIWTPLSIKFTKNIMEACDNADTNAVVINTSYSDAVIPWLKSAGKAYPDFGSGNLNHLIPRMKFAVADMLGVDDFWNVDFNFAAAHFHDVVISKEGQTEGVDLPLKIYYKGEEQDLSHDEIFSQCSISMPVDQKRNMMNASSNYRIISAVIDAIRTGEEEKVFSPGVFGHIGGYPVKIGYKDGKISAWIDESVFTFEEMDKANRESLGLDGVEDIRDATLIYTDDLIAKVKDVFGEDLPKEVKYDDIEKTADFLIEKIITPQLNK
- a CDS encoding DUF6564 domain-containing protein; its protein translation is MKIVIITVAGVSSRFNKDIPEDEKILKCLYFEEDSKDTLIYQMLKKSSYADEIVIVGGYKYSDLESYIEEVLPQDLKDKVTLVYNEHYSDLSSGYSLYLGIDCALARFDNIDEILFVEGDLDIDEESFSQVVNSPKNVLTFNHEPIYSNKAVVLYQNENDRYCYLFNSDHGLLSMNEPFKAIFNSGQTWKFQDMELLKAANDNFKENLIEDTNLGIIQKYFDLVENTDDIEIIGLDRWVNCNTRNDYQIIKEYWRQ
- a CDS encoding NAD-dependent epimerase/dehydratase family protein, with translation MKVLYVISGVTGMTGNELVRQLLNQDEDEVKIIGFDNFYASSIDTVADCLDDERFEFYEYDLNDEKQMDDIKGMVFDIKDNFDEVVYINCAAVVHTEHFYKVYETYQTNVVGMNDFLDQAIDVGAEKYINCSTSEIYSMNSWNEDGGVKESDYITMADAEHSQRTSYATGKLLTEFFMKDAVDNGKIKGCSIRFANVYSKDEKYPKHIIPHIIDNLKNTGEVVLLENSKKNCRTFLNNYDSCSAVIELIKSDSALDGTIYNVATDEEISIIDLVKLIGEKMGINEPVIKFEGYRESDPERRLLSTEKIRSRTNWVPIVDLDKGLAECVENYTKN
- a CDS encoding metallophosphoesterase family protein, with the protein product MSKIAILSDIHGNLHALKEVINDLNSHDIDSIVLLGDLIDYGMQSNECVDLIRKEFSSRVICNIWGNHENAILTEDFDHFSSQRGVESAQFTASQLNDAVKDYLNDELIHDGRLEFRIGDYKALAIHGSLVDSYWKAIFPDNLNGEYSDFDIVFSGHSHYPHVFQKFYEVDNPDMRNKKSVLFINPGSVGQPRNHNPNAQYAILDTETRGVELRAVEYPVDEAMDLYDGSIDEFYQTRLKNGI
- the aepX gene encoding phosphoenolpyruvate mutase, which gives rise to MGSDNSIVYTCFCTDIIHEGHLNLINEAKKYGDVVVGVLCDAQMVKYNRFPLKSTSERVKLVEEIPDVSKVIIQDQIMYDKVVEELRPDYIIHGDNWSEDSMKVIRQNIVDVLDKYGGELIEVPYTFNENIQKVDRQMREQLSMPELRRGRLKKLLDMVPVVKTIEVHSGLTGLIAEKTVIADEEHIDQFDAMWVSSLCDSTEKGKPDIELVDMTSRFRTINDIMEVTTKPIIFDGDTGGIAEHFVYTVRSLERMGVSAVIIEDKIGLKKNSLFGTEVKQTQDEIGHFCEKIAAGKNAQLSDDFMIIARIESLILEQGMEDALKRAFAFRDAGADGIMIHSRRKEPDEILEFCDKFREKDKETPIVVVPSSYNTITEEELIKHGVNIVIYANQLLRAAFPAMQNAAKSILKHHRAHEIDEELLSIKDIITLIDEL
- a CDS encoding LicD family protein; the protein is MALNFREYTPEDLEHLHELEIMILKDMITVLERNNIPYFAYGGTHIGAVRHEGFIPWDDDVDIVLFRDDYEKAIDVFNKELDPEKYEVLSPRLIDDCFYLFSMVSLKGTKYAFWYRDYVSYNVGIHIDFFALDNVPDSDFKCKIYYYKTRILNHLQTNAIIDMKHSKIHHLIHKILKIFPISNQKWKEYTYKAITKYNNQETKRVADAGEISGFFAFDRDGFKPAVKTKFENIEVAIPKSDKILVQLFGDYMQIPPEEDRYNSAPEVLDFGDY
- a CDS encoding IspD/TarI family cytidylyltransferase, whose translation is MICAAMLAGGIGSRLKQGKPKQFVKINNKPILVHSVETFLNVSELDKIIVSSPKKCINQTIELMEDYFPNNDRIVVIEGGVTRNDTILNSIKYMKDQNCEKDSILVTHDASRIFVSEILIENSIKYAAEVGAASPVIPATDVIFESKEEGKLTNIPLRKNLCHSQTPQSFNIDKFIEIYEDLSEEEISKLDEAMMLFHLRGADVKLFPGEQGNFKITRPFDITIAESIFKD
- a CDS encoding NAD(P)H-dependent glycerol-3-phosphate dehydrogenase — encoded protein: MFSNISVVGAGAMGTAISQTICENTKQVLLYAKRAEVVNSINKTHFNKDYFPNIRLEDNIIATNDLNELKNAEIIFLTLPSSVIREVTRKLKDIISSDCILVNTAKGIEKNSKKRMSEVIQEETGKSAVVLSGPNIAAEMVERTFSSASIACENKEYLDKVEQVLSTPKFKVSASNDVIGVEYCGVIKNVIAISQGICEGMKINDNARFSVFTKTFAETKDLIEKFGGKRDTVDDYCGFGDIITASTLNVSRNHTLGVLYGQKIVIDEKASGVLFEGKNTIITLKELCKNNNIDCATVDFTYDVIINGINPKRAFEEFWEKL
- a CDS encoding LicD family protein, with the translated sequence MTVGEFRKYTDDEIKHLQDVELMILKDVVKVFDKHNLKYFMYGGSLLGTIRHKGYIPWDDDIDVILFREDYDKALEVINNELSDKYSVVQMDYIEDCFSSMAVISLKGTTFGRWYSKYVSHEIGIHIDLFPLDNIPNNYTLGKIQYYLYRFAYQFVINSIIKMDMYTKFMTLMHHMVYHILNFLPINPRTWKKILTKTMTFHNKKETEKVVDWFNLCGFMPYERDYFEPALNAQFEDFEVRIPNKYDELLTQIYGDYMKIPPEEDRYNAAPDVLDFGKY